A genomic segment from Gossypium hirsutum isolate 1008001.06 chromosome D04, Gossypium_hirsutum_v2.1, whole genome shotgun sequence encodes:
- the LOC107898898 gene encoding uncharacterized protein yields MEDCMRLCMRKLALWYTKTFKPLMTHDELEPIMATMGFVGLPPDHGTSPVVWKEYVYRASPGFLWWWSTKSSSCLGEPPTTEPPRPKLPYPRIDGLHIYTYRAFLDAVYFYLEMCDISELFHIRGMPLYRSHDRSRKWRCMEEDDSVFVYREGTLEQTTYTLYHFNKTNTSYNGYSSIVIRDKGNNNNATVSSCFVPLEVIIV; encoded by the exons ATGGAGGATTGCATGAGACTCTGCATGAGAAAGCTAGCGCTTTGGTACACCAAGACGTTCAAGCCCCTCATGACCCACGACGAGCTCGAACCCATTATGGCCACCATGGGTTTCGTCGGCCTCCCGCCGGACCACGGAACTTCGCCGGTCGTTTGGAAGGAATATGTCTATCGGGCGTCTCCGGGCTTTTTATGGTGGTGGTCGACGAAGTCTTCGTCCTGTCTGGGTGAACCGCCGACGACGGAGCCGCCTAGACCGAAACTGCCTTACCCAAGGATTGATGGGCTTCACATTTACACTTACCGCGCTTTCCTAGACGCCGTTTACTTTTATCTCGAGATGTGCGATATTTCTGAACTCTTCCACATTAG GGGAATGCCGCTTTACCGGAGTCACGATCGGAGCCGGAAATGGAGATGTATGGAAGAAGACGATAGTGTGTTCGTTTACAGGGAAGGCACACTAGAGCAAACAACGTATACTTTGTATCATTTCAACAAGACAAACACCAGCTACAATGGTTACAGTTCTATAGTTATACGAGACAAAGGGAACAACAACAATGCTACTGTTAGCAGCTGTTTTGTTCCATTGGAAGTCATTATAGTATGA